One Vanacampus margaritifer isolate UIUO_Vmar chromosome 20, RoL_Vmar_1.0, whole genome shotgun sequence DNA window includes the following coding sequences:
- the LOC144040576 gene encoding uncharacterized protein LOC144040576, giving the protein MYARTTPKYEEDCFGVKEENERHIQLLDNVCEQPRVVLRTADVSDKYLRLEQQEPEFPHVKEEEEEEHPFIKEDDDDISKSPLTFVHVKSKDEDKDVSEKYLHPEQQEPELPNIYEEEEEKEHPYIEEDDDDITKSPLISVLLKSEDEDKVESEDERGAEPPRSSSSQHMTDHRGASQAHYDGTSHSPGTDDNDGDSEHAKGDRACHTDSNRWECPQCQKTFSAKRSLKVHTRTHTGEKPFMCSVCGVSFSLKLNLTRHTLTHTGDKPFVCSVCGVCFSDKNNLTRHTLTHTGEKPFSCSDCGKRFSQKSHLTSHTRTHTGEKPFSCSDCGKSFSQKSNLLSHTRTHSGRKPFFCSLCGKHFSKKSHLTSHTRTHTGEKPFACSDCGKSFSQKSDLTTHARTHAGEKPFACLVCDKRFSHKSDLIKHTRTHTGEKPFTCSDCGESFSRKSGLTNHTRIHTGEKPFACSDCGRSFSRKSHLINHTRTHAGKKPFTCSVCSKRFSRKENVERHDCAGENSSDL; this is encoded by the exons ATGTATGCAAGGACAACGCCAAAGTATGAGGAGGATTGTTTTGGAGTGAAAGAAGAGAACGAGCGACATATTCAACTGCTGGACAATGTTTGCGAGCAGCCTCGAGTTGTGCTACGCACAGCAG ACGTTAGTGATAAATATCTCCGTCTCGAGCAACAGGAGCCAGAGTTCCCTCACgttaaagaggaggaggaggaagaacacCCTTTCATTaaagaggatgatgatgatatcaGCAAGTCACCATTGACCTTTGTCCATGTAAAAAGTAAAGATGAAGACAAGG ATgtcagtgaaaaatatcttCATCCTGAGCAACAAGAGCCAGAGTTACCAAACATttatgaggaggaggaggagaaagagcaTCCTTACAttgaggaggatgatgatgatatcaCCAAGTCACCGCTGATCAGCGTCCTTTTAAAGAGTGAAGATGAAGACAAGGTTGAGAGTGAGGATGAAAGAGGGGCGGAGCCTCCACGAAGCAGCTCAAGTCAACACATGACAGACCACCGGGGAGCATCACAAGCACATTACGATGGCACGTCACACTCCCCTGGCACAGATGATAATGATGGTGATAGTGAACACGCTAAAGGTGATAGGGCATGTCACACTGACAGTAACCGTTGGGAATGTCCTCAATGTCAGAAAACATTTAGTGCAAAACGGAGTTtgaaagtgcacacaagaacacacaccggggagaaaccttttatgtgctcagtttgtggtgtAAGCTTctctttaaagttaaatttaaCAAGACATACATTAACACACACTGGGGACAAACCttttgtgtgctcagtttgtggtgtATGCTTCTCTGATAAGAATAATTTAACAAGACATACAttaacacacactggagagaaacccttTTCCTGCTCAGATTGCGGTAAACGCTTCTctcaaaaatcacatttaacaagccacacaagaacacacactggagagaaaccattTTCCTGCTCAGATTGTGGTAAAAGCTTCTCTCAAAAATCGAATTTATTAAgccacacaagaacacacagtggaaggaagccTTTTTTCTGCTCACTTTGTGGTAAACACTTCtctaaaaagtcacatttaacaagccacacaagaacacacacaggagagaaaccttttgcctgctcagacTGTGGCAAAAGCTTCTCTCAAAAGTCAGATTTAACAACACACGCAAGAACACATGctggagaaaagccttttgcctgtttaGTTTGTGATAAAAGATTCTCTCACAAGTCTGATTTAATTAAAcatacaagaacacacactggagagaaaccttttactTGCTCAGATTGTGGCGAAAGCTTCTCTCGCAAGTCAGGTTTAACAAAccacacaagaatccacactggagaaaaaccttttgcctgctctgaTTGTGGCCGAAGCTTCTCTCGAAAATCTCATTTAATAaatcacacaagaacacacGCTGGGAAGAAACCATTCACTTGCAGTGTGTGCTCTAAAAGGTTCTCTCGCAAAGAGAATGTTGAGAGACACGATTGTGCTGGCGAGAATAGCAGCGATCTTTGA